atatatatatagatagatatatacatacatacatacatatatatacatatatatatatatatatatatatatatatatatatatatatatatatgtatatatatatatatatatatatatatacatagatacatatatatatatatatatatatatatatatatatatatatatatatatatatatatatatatataaacacacacacacacacacacacacacacacacacacacacacacacacacacacacacacacacacacacacacacacacacacacacacacacacacacacacatattgttttTCCGTAAGCACTATATAGGTTAAGGTGAccaaaaatcttatatatatatatatatatatatatatatatacatatatatacatatatacatatatatatatatataaatatatatacatatatatatatatatatatgtatatatctagatgtatgtatatatatatacatatatatatatatatatatatatatatatttatatatatacatatatatatatatatatgtatatatatatatatatatatatatatatatatttatatatatatatgtatatatatatatagatatatacatatatatatatgtatatatatatatatatatatatatatatatatgtataaatatatacatatgtgtatatatatatatatatatattttgcatatatatatatatatatatatatatatttaaatatatatatataaaatatatatatatatacataatatatatatatatatatatacatatatatataacatatatatatatatatatatatatatatatatatatatatatatatatatatacatatatagatagatagatagatagatagatagatagatagatagatagatagatatagatatagatatatatataaatatatatatatatatatatatatatatatatatatatatatatatatatatatatatatatatatatatatatatatatatacatatatatatgtatatatatatatttatatatacatatatatatatatatatatatatagatatatacatatatatatatatatatatatatatatatatatacatatatatatatatatatatatatgtatgtataattatatatatatatatatatatatacatatatatatatatatatatatatatatatatatatacatatatacatatataaatatatatatatatatatatatatatatatatatatatacatacatatatatatatatatatatatatatatatcaatatatatatatgtatgcacatatatatgtatatatatatatatatatatatatatatatatatatatatatatatatatatatatatatatatatatatatatatatatacatacatacatacatatatatatatatatatatatatatatatatatatatatatatatatatatatatatatatatatacatacatacatagatacattcatacatatatatatatatatatatatatatatatatatatatatatatatatatatatatatacatatatatatatacatatatatatatatatatatatatatatatatatatatatatatatatatatatatatatatatatatatatataaacacacacacacacacacacacacacacacgcacacacatatattgttttTACGTAAACAGTATATAGGTTAAGGTGACCAGAAATCTTGGCACTTAATCTACTTTCATCTAATGATGGCCAAGGTTACAGAAAGAGCGCACTTGCGAGAGATAAGCAGCGGCTGTATTATTCATGCCTGTGTgttttattgatgtatttattgaTGTATCGGTGTGCGGCTTAGCAGTGTGAGGCCGATCTTGTGCCTCtgcgccctctctttctcttcctcgaatCTCCGACCCTTGATCAGTCCAGCGGTTTTCTTGGACTCTGCTTTGTCCACCCTTTTGCCTTGTCACCCTTTCTTTGGCCTTTCTTTCGTTCACCTTTCGGCACTTCCTTTTGACCTCGTTCCatatttttcgattttcttttctatgtatttgtttattcttttatttattcttttttttttataaattcatatcaTTGATATTAGAAACTAGGGCGGgaattaataatgaggatactcAATGACTCATTATGATAGGGATGGGAAAgttaaagaggtagagagaggggaaggaaaggaaagggggagagggaagggaaagggaaggtaaaagagagagatggaaagggagactggaaGAGGtattggggaaagagagagagtgataaagggggaataagaggaaaaaggtggagagagaggttaatggaaggacggaaagagagagaaagagaatcggaACATGTGAAAAGAAAGATGtaaaggggaaatagaaaaagggaagagaaaaaacgggaatagaaaagagggaaagaaaaagatagatagaaaaagaataacgaGGGGAATAtgagtaaaaaggaaagaattttAGAAAGAAGGGGGCTAGGTGGTgaggattaaataaaaaaaaaacgaaaaaattaagaaaaaaaaacggggaatggagaagaaacaggataaagagagggagaagagaggaaaggggaaggggcgacGCGGTGACTATACGAAGGTCCTCTCCAGACATTTAGTTAACCCTGGAGGAAAGACCTATCGATCCCCTGATGAAAGCTTCCTGTGGTCGGTGCGGGTCTTTACAtggtaagaaggagaaaaagaagatgaaaaagaaaatggaaaaagaaagagagatatagaaaaaaagaaaaggaaaatgaaaggaaaagatagaaagaaagttatTGTTAAGTTCGAGAATTCAGTCTCAGTGTTCAATTTTAGACCTATTAATTATTCTTCTGCCCATTGCCCTATATGGGTCTTTttatgacaaaaaacaaaaacgaaaacgaaataacaacaacaaaacacgaaTGCCATTGTTATACTATAAAGTCAGTTTCAGATATCAATTTCAGAGCTTTTAATTATTCTTCAGTCCATTGCTATATTGCTATGGGTTCTAACATggtaaaaagaagacgaaaaagaaaatggaaaagaaaagaaaaaaaaatgaaaggaaaagaaaaaaaaagttattgttaAGCTCGAGAATTCAGTCTCAGTGTTCAATTTTAGACCTATTAATTATTCTGCTGCCCATTGCCCTATATGTGTCTTtttatgacaaaaaatataaatgaaaacaacaacaacaacaacaacaaaacacgaaTGCCATTGTTATACTATAAAGTCAGTTTCAGATATCAATTTCCGAGCTTTTAATTATTCTACAGTCGATTGCTATATTGCTATGGGTCCTAACATGgcaaaaagaaggaatgagaatgaaaaaagtaagaataacaataaccatatttGGTTTTACATTTAAATTTGATTATTCTTCCGTCCAATGCTAGATATAAGTGGTTTTATTCTTATGCAGCAATCGCCCGgttttcttatgttttctttataaatgaatacacaaatgtgaatgcatatatatatatatatatatatatatatatatatatatatatatatatgtatatatgtatatatatatatatatatatatatatatatatatatatatatatatatatatatatatatatatatatatatatatatgtatatatgcatttatatgcatacatacatacatctatctatctatctatctatctatctatctatctatctatctatctatctatatatctatctatctatctatctatctatctatctatctatctatctatctatctatctatctatctatctatatatatatatatatatatatatatatatatatatatatatatatatatatatatatatatatacattttagtaTAAGAAATACTAACAAACATAATTATCAATCGTATTTTTCAATCAAAATCACTGAACCTTTTTGCCTTGATATACAAATTCGCATAATCTTATTCACCAAAACATATCCTTATGTAATATCCTTGGCAATGGGCACCTCTTGAAACAAGATTAAAACAAAATGTGCACGATCATAATttcatgatgataaaatgatgagagCGTTCGTGCCATTACAAATGAGATGTTTAAATTCAGTAGATCTGAGCCCAGTCGTCCAATAATGGCTTCCTCCCTCTTGACATTAATTCTTATTTCTAAACATTCCATTCAAAGCAAAATATTGCAGCTCTGTGGTTAATGAGAGATTTGCTatcctacattatatatataaaagtctgcATATATAGtgaatacaatatatgtatatatgtatacacacacacacacacacacacacacacacacacacacacacacacacacacacacacacatatatatatatatagatagatagatagatagatagatagatagatagatagatatagatatagatatatataaatatatatatgtttatatatatatatatacatatatacatatatatatatatatatatatatatatatatatatatatatatatatatatatatatatatatatatatgtatatatatataaaaatatatatatgtttataaatatatatatatatatatatatatatatatatatatatatatatatatatatatatatatatgtttataaatataaatataaatataaatatatatatatatatatatatatatatatatatatatatatatatatatatatatatatatgcatatataaatatatatatacatacatagatagatagatatagatatagatatagataaatatatatttatgtatataaataaatatatatatatatatatatatatatatatatataaaaatatatatgtttataaatatatatatatatatatatatatatataaacatatatgtatatatatatatatatatgtttataaatatatatatatatatatatatatatatatatatatatatatatatatatatatatatatatatatatatatatatacatatatgtatatatatatatatatatatatatatatatatatatatatatatatatatatatatgtatatatatatatatatatatatatatatatatatatatatatatatatatatatatatatatatatatatgcatatgcatatgcatatgcatatgtatatgcatatatatatatatatatatatatatatatatatatatatatatatatatatatatatatatatatatatatatatatatatatatatgtgtgtgtgtgtgtgtgtgcgtgtgtgtgtgtgtgtgtacatacataagtgtgtttgtgggtggatgTTTATGATAGTATTATGTATTACATGGATATCCTTATAATTCCTCTTATCttaatctttttcctctttcgacACTTCACACTATcaccaacattgttattattcacgTTATACATCCTTATAcatccttcccctatccactctaTCTTACACTCCCGCTCGAAGCCAAAGCCCTCATGGAACTAGTCGAGCTAAGAAGACTTAATAACTCCCCCCTcgcctatcctcccttccctagcgccccacctctccccctgccccttcccctgatGACCTGTAATGAGCACTCACACATCGCAATCTGACCCCTTTGGCCACCAGGAGTTCGCGTGAAAGGATATGCGTTTGCGAGACACGAGAACCCGAGCTCACAAACCGGAACGTTCCTTTGGTGGGAAACATTCCTCTGAACACTGACTCAAATCTTCTTCGGAATCTTTATGTCGCTTGTGCACAAATATGCGTGAATGCGTGCTTTTACATGGGCGTCAATATGGGTAACAGGAATTGAAAAATATGTTCCATTACTCCTGAACTACGTTACACCACAGTTCAGTTTGTGcgcacccaaatatatatatgtatattcatacacacactcacatacactatttatatgtctatatgtatgtctatatatatgtctatatatatgtctatatatatgtctatatatatgtctatatatatatataaatatatatatatatatatatatatatatatatatatatatatatatatatatatatgtgtgtgtgtgtgtgtgtgtgtgtgtgtgtgtgtgtgtgtgtgtgtgtgtgtgtgtgtgtgtgtgtgtatgtgtgtgtgtgtgtgtgtgtgtgtgtgtttgtttgtgtgtgtttgtttgtgtgtgtgtgtgtgtgtgtgtgtgtgtgtgtgtgtgtgtgtgtgtgtgtgtgtgtgtatgtatgtatgtatgtatatatatatatatatatatatatatatatatgtatatatatatatatatatatatatatatatatatatatatatatatatatatatatatatatatatgtgtgtgtgtgtgtatatatatatatatatatatatatatatatatatatatatatatatatatatatatatatatatatatatatacatatatatatatatatatatatatatatatatatatatatatatatatataaaatatatatttaatatatatatatatatatatatagatatatatatatatatatatatatatatatatatatttatgtatgtataaatgtatgaatattcatatatatatatatatatatatatatatatatatatatatatatatatatatatatatatatatatacatatatacatacacaaacacacacacacacacacatctatgtgcatttgtgtatgcatCTGTGCATACACGCAGATACGGgtacacacaactcacacattTATTTTGTTGGGTTTCAAGTTACGCCTTTCAAAGCGCCCTCGAGAGAGAGACCCAGCCGTCATCTCCTTCGATATCTTGACTTCGcttttccttcgcctcttctccttcgcaGGGATTCGGAAGAGTCCAACACACGCNNNNNNNNNNNNNNNNNNNNNNNNNNNNNNNNNNNNNNNNNNNNNNNNNNNNNNNNNNNNNNNNNNNNNNNNNNNNNNNNNNNNNNNNNNNNNNNNNNNNNNNNNNNNNNNNNNNNNNNNNNNNNNNNNNNNNNNNNNNNNNNNNNNNNNNNNNNNNNNNNNNNNNNNNNNNNNNNNNNNNNNNNNNNNNNNNNNNNNNNNNNNNNNNNNNNNNNNNNNNNNNNNNNNNNNNNNNNNNNNNNNNNNNNNNNNNNNNNNNNNNNNNNNNNNNNNNNNNNNNNNNNNNNNNNNNNNNNNNNNNNNNNNNNNNNNNNNNNNNNNNNNNNNNNNNNNNNNNNNNNNNNNNNNNNNNNNNNNNNNNNNNNNNNNNNNNNNNNNNNNNNNNNNNNNNNNNNNNNNNNNNNNNNNNNNNNNNNNNNNNNNNNNNNNNNNNNNNNNNNNNNNNNNNNNNNNNNNNNNNNNNNNNNNNNNNNNNNNNNNNNNNNNNNNNNNNNNNNNNNCTGTTATGAATATAAGATTCCCTCTCCAGATGATCTGCCTTGAACATACTTTGCATTTTGTTACATGTTAGAGCCATGCTTAAGAATGTAAATTTGCGACCCGTGATACAGATTTACAAATTTCCTGCATATTAcctttggattttttgttttgttttgttttcattttctctcttccctatctatGAAAGCGACGCTCATCAGGTGCTGTTTCCTTCAACAAGTGCATCTCTTCAGCCGAAAGCACTCACATCCGGGTCATATGTTGTTAAAAAAAATGTGCAGTTGCTTCCTTCAATTGGCAGGAGGAGCGTGGCGTTGAGTTTTTAGCGCTGGCGAGTGTATTTGTGCGTGAAacagtgtgcacgtgtgtgtgtgttcctgcgtgtgtgccccggcgtgtacgtgtgtgcgtgcgtgaaggtGTGCGCGGGCTGGGTGGTGCTGGCTGGTATTGACTCGCTGCCAGACACTCGCGTCGCTCCCTCGGCCCCGACCAGACCTCCGCACGATGGCCACCAACGGCGCTACGACTAACAGTTCCTCGTCCTCGGGGTCCTCGAACAGTGGCCAGCCTGCGACCGACCAGCAGGCGGGATCAACCATGAACTCCATCACGCAAGTGTTCCCTCCTATAGTGGAATTAAATGTCGGAGGAGTTTTCTATACGACCTCGCTGACGACTCTTCAGAAGGACCCCGAGAGCCTGCTGGGTCAAATGTTTAGCGGGAAGTCCAAGACGCCCGTGCTGAGGGATTCGAAGGGCAAGTTTTTCGTGGATCGTGATGGTGTCTTGTTCCGTTATATTCTCGACTATTTACGAAACCAGAAGCTCGTGTTACCAGAAAACTTCAGTGAGCGTGAAAGACTCAAGAACGAGGCGGAGTACTATGCGCTGCAGGACATGGTGGAGTCCCTTACCGTTCCCAAATCCCTGAGCCCCATTGATCCTTCGTTTCTAGTCAAGACCACCTGTGGCACGATTACCGTCAGTTACCGCGGCACCTTCGCCTTCGGGCGCGACGGCCTCGCCGACGTCAAGTTCCGCAAGCTGAACCGAATCCTTGTGAGCGGTCGCGTGACGCTGTGCCGGGAGGTGTTCGGGGACACGCTGAACGAGTCACGTGACCCGGACCGTGGCGCGGTTGACCGCTACTCCAGCCGCTTCTTCCTCAAACACACCTTCCTGGAGCAGGCCTTCGACATGCTGGTCCTGGCGGGATACAAGTGCCAAGGATCCTGCGGCAGCAGCACCGCAGGCGGCATGATGGTGGACAAAAAGCCCGGCATGGACTCGGAGGAGGACCGATGGAATCACTACAACGAGTTCGTGTGGGTGAGAGAATAACTAGGCTGCGGGGGGGTACTCTGGCGGCCCCGGGGAGAGGGCAGCCACTTGACGGTCACGAAGTCGTTCTTCTGACGATCCCTTCCGCAGATCCTGGATGCTTGGTTGGCGCACGTGCTCTGGGCGACGCGAAGCAGGTGGGAACAGTTTCAAAAGTCGCTAACTGCTTTTGTTTGGTCGATTCTAAAGAAGACAAACACTAATAGCTTTAAAACGTTCATGGAAAATACGTGAATAAAGAGTACTTACTTTCATTCTGCTTATAGCCGTTCCGCACACCAAGTGTATTAGAGTATTAAACGCAAGAGGAAACTCAAAGCAAGTGTTAGTACGAGCCCaacattatgtgtatgtgtgataacaAGCTGTAGGTAGCCTCTAAACACGCAGCATGGAGTCGTGTACCTGCTAATTGCTTATTACGGAAGAAAACATGTTGAGTGCaattttttctcgattttttcaaGTGAAGAAATGTGATTGAAACGACAGAAATAGCAAACTCTTCTGACCAAGAAGTTCTGACCGAAATatcaagaaacaaacaagcaaatcctcaaaagcatatacatataaggtTTAGAGCAATCATATCATTATCGACCAAAAATCGAAGTTCACATCATTGCCACGAAAAAAGTGATATAAAATGAGTTATATTTCCAGTTATGAagtcttattttatttatacacttgcggaccattaaaaaaaatatttttccagCTGTAGATTTGACGAACTATTAGCCATCCAGAGAATCTCAGCCAATACCCGGGGTTCTTTCCTCTATTGTCTGTATTATGAACCAAGATCTCAACCAAActgttaaaaaaagataaaaatatcaatcaaAAAGATAGCTGTCCAGAGATAGAAATTACCTGTGTATTATACATTTACAAAGTTGTTTTTCCGAGTGCTCCCAGTGGTAGCCATAGGGACCATTAGATTATGTTCCCGTTTATCCGATCCAGAATTTCGTTTCAGGAGTTTCATAAGCGAATACCCTGAAAACAGCTTGATGGGACCTATTCAGTGCCACGAACTCATTTATGACGCTTTTACCTGGTACCTCgaaattctagaaaaaaaaaagcatagcaCAAAAGAGGATATCAACTTCTCACATTATTTCTCGAATCTGATGGGAATTCCAAGGGTCTGTTATCATCGAACAGTTTGGGACCATAAGTTAGTGCATATTCCAAGAGTAATTAAGGAAGTGACTCTCCCTGCGATCTCATCCTCGTTCATCCAGCGCGTGTCGACGGGTGTTCGGTTCCGCGCCATTCGTCTCGACTCACTCACATGCAGTTCGAAGTCTCAAGAGCGACCCTCTCGAACGCGGTCTTCAAGTGCCTACTTCGCCCGGAGGATATCGAAGCATCGAGGACGTTGTCTCAAAGGCTGGTTCTGGAAACTCGCTGATACGAAATCGATGCTTTCTGATAATCTGATCCGCAAACTCCAGCAAGCCAATGTTATCGGTGTCCTTGGCTTCGAGGACAAGGAGACGAGGTACATGAAGAGTGAGGTgggaaatagaaagaacaaggaaaaaaaatatcgaaatgaAATAAGTATCACGATGGCGAAGACCCAAGAATCGAGCACAGAATCCCAGGATTTGGATAACGTCTGCGGTACCTCAGGGTGACACTAGGCGGGGATTTCAAAGAACTTTTGCGCGTGCACAATGTCGTCTAAGTCACCCGCGTCCAGCTGACGACTCTTCGGAGGGGTTGAACCTTCTCTATCGGACCACCGGAATAGTTGTATGGTACCCTAAAAGATCCCGTGACTGGATGAATAGTGGTAGGGAGTCCAATTTAGGATCCATGGTAGTTGCAGTAGGTaagcatttctctccttcccctgtgtTTGAGCGCTTTTGGTACCTAATGTAATGAATAGAAGCGACAGTTTGTGACTGCTAAATTAGGTAGGATTTCATATTGCAAGACCATTGTATATTTCATCATGTCCTTCTTATTTGCTTTTATGCACGAAATGAACATTAATAGCAACATATATTTTTCCAAGGCAAATTTTGTGCTTACTCATATCAGTAGGTATTATAAAACTTGAATTATTGATTCCAGATGCTCAAGACTGAAGTGTTACAAAAGGCCTAATGCAATGATTAATTACATACTTTACAAAGCAAAGTCGAAGTTAAAACTAAAATGAGTTAATATGCTATAGAACTTGATTTATttgcttgataaaaaaaaaaaaaaaaacaattggtaGCAACTGTatcctttcttatcttatttcgcGTTTTCTTtactacgtgttttttttttctttt
The nucleotide sequence above comes from Penaeus vannamei isolate JL-2024 chromosome 6, ASM4276789v1, whole genome shotgun sequence. Encoded proteins:
- the Ktl gene encoding BTB/POZ domain-containing protein KCTD16, with translation MATNGATTNSSSSSGSSNSGQPATDQQAGSTMNSITQVFPPIVELNVGGVFYTTSLTTLQKDPESLLGQMFSGKSKTPVLRDSKGKFFVDRDGVLFRYILDYLRNQKLVLPENFSERERLKNEAEYYALQDMVESLTVPKSLSPIDPSFLVKTTCGTITVSYRGTFAFGRDGLADVKFRKLNRILVSGRVTLCREVFGDTLNESRDPDRGAVDRYSSRFFLKHTFLEQAFDMLVLAGYKCQGSCGSSTAGGMMVDKKPGMDSEEDRWNHYNEFVWVRE